In uncultured Bacteroides sp., the following proteins share a genomic window:
- a CDS encoding glycoside hydrolase family 97 protein — MNKRIFIIAICSLCAQIGFAQKLLTVSSPDGNIQTTVSIGDKITYTVTSKHQTVIAPSPVSMTLSSGEVWGKNARLDKSSKQIINQTITSPFYKRAQITDQCNELNLRFKKDWGIKFRVYNDGVAYRFINYRKEPFTIQNEEVKYNFTGDFPATVPYVRLDEVTDKTDKEMQFTNSFENTYTTEKLSKLDSRRLMFLPLVVEAGNGMKVCITEADLQSYPGLYLNNAQKDNSLEGVFAPYPKRTEQGGHNMLQFRVKERESFTAKVNGAREFPWRVAIIASEDRQFAESDMTYKLAAPSKVADYSWVKPGKVAWDWWNDWNIYNVDFEAGVNNATYKYYIDFASANGVEYVILDEGWAVNLKCDLMQVVPEINIKELVDYAAKKHVGIILWAGYHAFNRDMENVCKHYSELGVKGFKVDFMDRDDQEMVEFNSRAAATCAKYHLILDLHGMYKPAGLNRTYPNILNFEGVHGLEQMKWSPATTNMVKYDVTIPFIRMAAGPLDYTQGAMRNAAQGSYAPINSEPMSQGTRCHQLAMYIILESPFNMLCDNPSNYMRETECLDFIAKVPTVWDNTKVLDGKIGEYIITLRRVGETWYLGGLTDWTPRDITVNLSFLGKGDYKATLFKDGKNAHRVGRDYKKEELTVNSSSTQTIHLAPGGGFAMKIEKAN; from the coding sequence ATGAATAAAAGAATCTTCATAATTGCAATCTGTAGTCTTTGTGCACAAATAGGTTTTGCACAAAAACTGCTGACTGTTTCGTCTCCGGATGGAAACATACAAACAACTGTTTCTATTGGAGATAAAATTACTTATACAGTAACCAGTAAACATCAGACAGTTATTGCACCCTCACCTGTATCGATGACATTAAGCTCTGGAGAAGTCTGGGGAAAGAATGCCCGACTTGATAAAAGCAGCAAGCAAATAATTAATCAGACTATCACTTCACCTTTCTATAAACGTGCACAAATAACCGATCAATGCAATGAACTGAACCTCCGCTTCAAAAAGGACTGGGGAATAAAGTTCAGAGTGTATAATGATGGTGTGGCTTACCGCTTTATAAACTATCGCAAAGAGCCATTTACTATTCAGAATGAGGAGGTAAAATATAACTTCACCGGTGATTTTCCTGCAACAGTTCCCTATGTCCGATTAGACGAGGTGACAGATAAAACGGACAAGGAGATGCAGTTTACCAACTCTTTTGAAAACACATATACCACTGAAAAATTATCCAAACTGGATAGCAGAAGATTGATGTTTTTGCCTCTTGTTGTTGAGGCTGGTAATGGAATGAAAGTCTGCATTACGGAAGCTGATCTGCAAAGTTATCCGGGACTTTATCTGAATAACGCTCAAAAGGATAATTCCTTGGAAGGAGTATTTGCTCCTTATCCGAAGCGGACAGAACAAGGAGGGCATAATATGCTGCAATTTCGTGTGAAGGAACGCGAAAGCTTTACTGCAAAAGTGAACGGTGCACGTGAATTCCCATGGAGGGTAGCCATCATAGCTTCAGAAGACAGACAATTCGCTGAAAGTGATATGACTTACAAACTTGCTGCTCCGTCAAAAGTGGCTGATTATTCCTGGGTAAAACCCGGAAAGGTAGCCTGGGATTGGTGGAACGACTGGAATATTTATAATGTAGATTTCGAAGCCGGAGTAAACAATGCCACATATAAATATTATATTGACTTTGCTTCGGCCAACGGAGTGGAATATGTAATTCTGGATGAAGGTTGGGCTGTAAACTTGAAATGTGATTTAATGCAGGTTGTGCCCGAAATTAATATTAAGGAGTTAGTAGATTATGCAGCAAAGAAACATGTTGGCATAATTCTTTGGGCTGGATATCATGCCTTTAACCGTGATATGGAAAATGTGTGCAAGCACTATTCTGAGCTTGGAGTAAAAGGGTTTAAGGTAGACTTTATGGACCGTGATGATCAGGAAATGGTGGAATTTAATTCACGTGCCGCAGCTACTTGTGCCAAATATCATTTGATACTCGACCTTCACGGAATGTATAAACCAGCCGGACTAAACCGCACTTATCCCAACATTCTTAATTTTGAAGGAGTTCACGGACTGGAACAAATGAAATGGTCGCCTGCCACAACAAATATGGTGAAGTATGATGTGACCATCCCTTTTATTCGTATGGCTGCCGGACCACTTGATTATACTCAGGGAGCAATGCGCAATGCGGCACAAGGAAGTTATGCTCCAATCAATTCCGAGCCGATGAGTCAGGGAACACGTTGCCATCAACTGGCTATGTATATTATTCTGGAGTCACCTTTTAATATGCTATGCGATAATCCTTCAAACTATATGCGTGAAACAGAGTGTCTGGATTTCATTGCCAAAGTTCCTACCGTGTGGGATAATACAAAAGTATTAGACGGAAAAATAGGAGAATACATAATTACTCTAAGACGTGTAGGAGAAACTTGGTATCTGGGCGGATTAACGGACTGGACACCACGAGATATTACCGTTAATCTCTCTTTCTTAGGAAAAGGAGACTATAAAGCAACTCTCTTTAAGGACGGCAAAAATGCACATCGTGTCGGTCGCGATTATAAAAAAGAAGAATTAACTGTCAACTCTTCCTCTACACAAACCATTCATCTGGCTCCAGGCGGAGGGTTTGCCATGAAAATTGAAAAAGCAAATTAA
- a CDS encoding sialate O-acetylesterase, which yields MKNKFGFLMLFALFTIGANAKVKLPEIVGDNMVLQQNTKVKLWGDAAPNKPVTVKASWSNENFRTQSDKDGKWLLWITTPAGSYENREISISDGEKVTLKNILIGEVWFCSGQSNMEMPLNGFWNCPVQGANEAIATASQNKGIRFATISKVQEFTPQSSVQGKWKICNPENAAWFSATAYHFATSLNRALDVPVGIINCSWGGSKVESWTNREILETYKDVDLSKEAINKTDGWLRPLVMYNGMLKPLTNYTIKGFLWYQGESNVGKHDTYAQRLANMVELWRKDWGLGNLPFYYVEIAPYQYGEGNWGAYLREAQYKAQFLIPNSGMISTNDLVEEYEASNIHPKNKTTVGKRLSYMALNRTYGYKTVECNGPEFKSMEVKDGKAYLSFNYTQDGFSREKGINGFEIAGADKVFHPATAVADLNKKTIVVSSEEVQEPVAVRYCFRNFQIGNIYNNRELPMVPFRTDNY from the coding sequence ATGAAAAATAAATTTGGTTTTCTAATGCTATTTGCTCTTTTCACAATTGGAGCAAATGCCAAAGTAAAGTTACCTGAAATAGTAGGTGACAACATGGTGCTACAACAAAACACAAAAGTAAAACTCTGGGGAGATGCTGCTCCAAACAAACCGGTTACTGTCAAAGCATCATGGAGTAACGAGAACTTTCGTACCCAATCAGACAAAGACGGGAAGTGGCTTTTATGGATTACTACCCCGGCGGGAAGTTATGAGAACAGAGAAATTTCAATCTCTGATGGCGAGAAAGTAACACTAAAAAACATATTAATAGGTGAAGTATGGTTTTGTTCCGGACAATCAAACATGGAAATGCCGCTAAACGGTTTCTGGAATTGTCCGGTACAAGGTGCTAACGAAGCCATTGCTACTGCAAGCCAGAATAAAGGTATCCGTTTTGCTACAATTTCAAAGGTTCAGGAATTTACTCCTCAAAGTTCTGTTCAGGGGAAATGGAAAATTTGCAATCCGGAAAATGCTGCTTGGTTCAGTGCTACAGCTTATCACTTTGCCACTTCATTAAATCGGGCGCTTGATGTTCCGGTGGGAATTATCAACTGTAGCTGGGGCGGTTCTAAAGTTGAGAGTTGGACTAACAGAGAAATCCTTGAAACATACAAAGATGTTGATCTGTCAAAAGAAGCAATAAATAAAACAGATGGTTGGTTAAGACCATTGGTTATGTATAACGGAATGCTGAAGCCTCTGACAAACTACACCATAAAAGGTTTTCTTTGGTACCAGGGCGAATCAAATGTAGGGAAGCATGATACCTATGCACAAAGATTGGCGAATATGGTTGAGCTGTGGCGCAAAGACTGGGGATTAGGCAATCTGCCTTTTTATTATGTTGAAATTGCACCTTATCAATATGGAGAAGGAAACTGGGGAGCTTACCTCAGAGAAGCACAATACAAGGCACAGTTCCTGATTCCTAATAGCGGAATGATCTCCACAAATGATTTAGTTGAGGAATATGAAGCCAGCAATATCCATCCTAAGAATAAGACAACAGTAGGGAAACGCCTTTCTTACATGGCTCTGAACAGAACTTATGGCTACAAAACAGTTGAATGTAACGGCCCGGAATTTAAATCAATGGAAGTAAAAGATGGGAAAGCTTATCTCAGCTTCAATTATACTCAGGATGGATTCAGCCGTGAAAAAGGAATCAACGGGTTTGAGATTGCAGGAGCAGATAAAGTATTCCATCCGGCTACAGCTGTTGCCGATCTCAATAAAAAAACAATTGTCGTTTCCAGCGAAGAAGTCCAGGAACCGGTAGCAGTAAGATATTGTTTCCGCAACTTCCAGATTGGAAATATATACAATAACAGAGAGCTTCCAATGGTTCCTTTCCGCACCGATAATTATTAA
- a CDS encoding metallophosphoesterase: MMQKIFLCLTLILILPDIFIYKNYISGSQINTFAKCLYLLPSFLLLAGLIYLFYFTSHDEIIERSQLVGWFVMTYFIFAIPKLTFTLISLFDIPLKYIFKQSFTPFTYAGFAAAVIWVGILVYGSIWGKTKFDIKPVTYQSSLLSKGFDGYKIVQLSDIHIGSWKGNGKALLEAVELANAQHPDLIVFTGDLINNKATELEGYEETLSLLKAKDGVYSILGNHDYGPYYKWKTPQEQVDNLISLKKKEAGIGWILLNNEHRILHHNGDSIALIGVENWGEPPFSGKGDLKKAIQGVEDIPFKLLLSHNPSHWRKKVLPESDVALTLSGHTHGMQLAFGAHSLASLVYPQWGGLYSQKGRSLYVNVGLGFLGLPFRFGAWPEITVITLRSK, translated from the coding sequence ATGATGCAAAAAATCTTTTTATGTCTGACACTGATACTTATATTGCCGGACATATTCATTTACAAGAACTATATTTCAGGTTCTCAGATTAATACTTTTGCAAAGTGTCTTTATCTATTGCCCTCGTTTTTATTGCTGGCCGGACTGATTTATCTTTTTTATTTTACCAGCCACGATGAAATTATTGAGAGAAGCCAACTGGTGGGATGGTTTGTGATGACTTACTTTATCTTTGCCATTCCTAAACTTACCTTTACGCTTATTTCACTCTTTGATATTCCACTTAAATATATATTTAAGCAATCATTTACACCATTTACTTATGCCGGATTTGCAGCAGCAGTAATCTGGGTAGGGATATTGGTTTACGGCTCAATATGGGGAAAAACAAAGTTCGATATAAAACCGGTCACCTACCAGTCTTCGTTACTCTCCAAAGGATTCGACGGGTATAAAATTGTGCAATTGTCGGACATTCACATAGGCAGCTGGAAAGGAAATGGGAAAGCTCTGCTTGAAGCTGTGGAACTGGCAAATGCCCAGCACCCCGATCTTATTGTGTTTACCGGTGACCTGATAAATAATAAGGCCACTGAATTAGAAGGATACGAAGAAACACTCAGCTTGCTCAAAGCAAAAGACGGTGTGTATTCCATCTTAGGTAATCACGATTACGGACCTTACTATAAATGGAAAACTCCACAGGAACAAGTTGACAATCTTATTTCACTGAAAAAGAAAGAAGCCGGGATAGGCTGGATTTTGCTGAATAATGAACATCGCATTCTTCACCATAATGGAGATAGCATTGCTCTGATTGGTGTAGAGAACTGGGGAGAACCTCCTTTTTCAGGAAAAGGCGATCTTAAAAAAGCCATTCAGGGTGTGGAAGATATTCCGTTTAAACTACTGCTCAGCCACAATCCATCTCACTGGAGAAAGAAAGTTTTGCCGGAAAGTGACGTAGCATTGACGCTTTCAGGACATACACACGGCATGCAGCTTGCTTTTGGTGCCCATTCTCTTGCCTCACTTGTCTATCCTCAGTGGGGAGGACTTTACTCACAAAAAGGAAGATCTTTATATGTCAACGTGGGACTGGGATTTCTTGGTCTTCCTTTCCGCTTCGGTGCATGGCCGGAAATCACGGTAATTACTTTGAGAAGTAAATAA
- a CDS encoding two-component regulator propeller domain-containing protein, with protein sequence MKKNLYTLFVFFLIFPFFVFAQGKFMFKHLEVSNGLSHSQVNCIYKDSRGFMWFGTVSGLNRYDGYNYKLFQHVEKDTTSVIDNYISNIQEDANADLWINTGSGYTIYDSRKERFRRNISAELVKYGINHAVELIYIDKQKNILCFARGLGIYQYNNTTKKLSLYRQDGRVGNLSRGIITDIRENKTSYIFLFRTGLLECVDKRTGKVIRRDNYIPAHFSVSVNRFSAFVDSEGDYWIYSDGSYGVWLYHSKERSWEYICNMATKSVYMLSSNVIRSIDQDAMGNVWIGADHGGINLIDKQKGRITYLENDATDERSISHNSIYCIYRDNTNIMWVGTYKKGISYYSESIFKFEVDHMPYLNNQKNLNNDVTIFAEDTKGNLWIGTNGAGVICYNRATGERKLYQHIAGNSGTLTSNIIVSLCAARDGKIWIGTYLGGMDCFDGSRFIHYKNDPKNPNSLANNNVWSIVEDAEGYIWIGTLGSGLQRLNPKTGQFVTFNNSKKEQLSSESIASLCLGRDNILYIGTAIGVTTYNLRTGVFERIRSNKRGDQSFSNLNVNQLYEDSRGLLWIATREGLNIFDRKNDKITPIHKTDGLADNVITGVIEDNNKNMWITTSSGVSNIIVGTNPKTGNYTYTYYNYDERDGLQSSEFNIRSVLRSYRGEILMGGIRGYNIFNPEVIKYNRVLPKVVFTDLQLFNNSVKVDSVYDGNCILKEGLNWTKEIVLNYSQNVFSIDFSSMNYVLPEKTKYAYMLEGFNSDWLTTNESVHKITYTNLAPGTYTLKVKAANSDGFWNEDAASIKIVIKPPFWRSGLAYIFYFFLLIGILLRARHQILKSERSRYKLHQIELEAQRNHEIDDMKLRFFTNISHELRTPLTLIISPLENVIKTITNDEQKNKLEMVHRNALRLLNLVNQLIDFRKLDVQGHQINLSCGDIIIYLKNICSSFAELSEKKNIRLTFYSSIDELQMEFDEDKIGKIMMNLLSNAFKFTNEGGRVEVHVNLLPAYDEDNKERLEIRVADTGIGINDDEKEKIFERFYQVKQSDDHKFGGSGIGLHMVKEFVLLHKGTVEVHNNAGKGSIFVVTIPVNRKSEEGKKFVVSEGKVQVINEKTEELAEASEINAEATTFPVILVVDDNDDFRTFMKDSLKSEFVIQEARNGKEAWESILDSLPDMIISDVMMPEMDGNELCRLVKSDVRTSHIPLILLTARTAEEHKLEGLETGADDYITKPFNFDILMLRIRKLMERRDTAQETFRKQIDVKPSDITITSLDEKLIQRAIKYVEDNISSSNELSVEELSKHLGMSRVHLYKKLLSITGKTPIEFIRTIRLKRAAQLLRESQLNISEIAYQVGFNNPKYFSKYFKEEFGMLPSAYQDKKENDETEK encoded by the coding sequence ATGAAAAAAAATCTATATACACTATTTGTCTTCTTCTTAATATTCCCATTTTTTGTTTTTGCGCAAGGCAAGTTTATGTTTAAACACCTGGAAGTTAGTAATGGACTTTCTCATAGTCAGGTGAATTGTATTTATAAAGACAGCAGAGGATTTATGTGGTTTGGCACAGTATCAGGACTAAATCGCTACGATGGATACAATTATAAACTTTTTCAGCATGTAGAGAAGGATACAACATCTGTTATCGATAACTATATTTCCAATATCCAGGAAGATGCGAATGCCGATTTGTGGATAAATACCGGCTCAGGTTATACTATATATGATTCCAGAAAAGAAAGATTCAGAAGAAACATTTCGGCTGAGTTAGTCAAATATGGCATAAATCACGCAGTGGAATTAATCTATATAGATAAGCAGAAAAATATATTGTGCTTTGCCAGAGGATTGGGTATTTATCAATACAACAATACTACTAAGAAATTATCTCTTTACAGACAGGACGGACGTGTCGGAAATCTGAGCCGAGGTATAATTACTGATATCCGCGAGAATAAAACTTCTTATATATTTCTGTTCAGAACAGGATTGCTGGAATGTGTTGATAAAAGAACCGGTAAAGTAATCAGAAGAGATAACTATATCCCTGCTCATTTTAGCGTTAGTGTTAATAGATTTTCTGCTTTTGTAGATTCAGAAGGTGATTACTGGATTTATTCTGACGGCAGTTACGGTGTGTGGCTTTACCATTCAAAAGAGAGAAGCTGGGAATATATCTGTAACATGGCAACCAAATCTGTTTATATGCTTTCGAGTAATGTGATCAGGAGTATTGATCAGGATGCAATGGGAAATGTGTGGATTGGAGCAGATCACGGCGGCATTAACCTGATTGATAAACAGAAAGGACGGATCACTTACCTTGAAAATGATGCAACTGACGAGAGAAGCATTTCGCACAATAGTATATACTGCATTTATAGGGACAACACTAACATTATGTGGGTGGGAACCTATAAAAAAGGAATCTCTTATTATAGTGAGAGTATCTTTAAGTTTGAGGTAGATCACATGCCTTACCTCAATAATCAGAAGAATTTGAATAACGATGTGACCATTTTTGCTGAAGATACAAAAGGGAACTTATGGATAGGTACCAATGGGGCAGGAGTGATCTGTTATAACAGAGCTACTGGTGAACGGAAATTGTATCAGCATATTGCTGGTAACAGCGGAACACTGACTAGTAACATTATTGTCAGTCTTTGTGCTGCCCGTGATGGTAAAATATGGATTGGAACTTATCTTGGAGGAATGGATTGTTTTGACGGAAGTCGTTTTATTCATTATAAGAATGATCCGAAAAACCCTAATTCTCTGGCGAATAATAATGTGTGGTCTATAGTGGAAGATGCGGAAGGTTATATCTGGATTGGAACATTAGGCAGTGGTCTGCAAAGGTTAAATCCCAAAACAGGGCAGTTTGTTACGTTCAATAACAGCAAGAAAGAGCAGCTATCCTCAGAGAGTATTGCTTCTCTTTGTCTGGGGCGTGATAATATTCTTTATATAGGTACAGCAATTGGAGTTACAACCTATAATCTCAGAACAGGAGTGTTTGAGCGTATACGTAGTAACAAAAGAGGAGACCAGTCTTTCTCTAATCTGAACGTGAATCAGCTGTACGAAGATAGTCGCGGACTTCTATGGATTGCCACACGTGAAGGTCTGAATATCTTTGATCGTAAAAACGATAAGATTACGCCTATTCATAAAACAGATGGTTTAGCAGATAATGTAATAACCGGAGTGATAGAAGATAATAATAAGAATATGTGGATAACCACATCCAGTGGGGTTTCCAATATTATAGTTGGTACAAACCCGAAGACGGGTAATTATACTTACACCTATTATAATTATGATGAACGGGATGGTTTGCAAAGTAGCGAGTTTAACATACGTTCTGTTCTTCGGTCTTACAGAGGAGAGATTTTAATGGGAGGAATTCGCGGGTACAATATCTTTAATCCTGAAGTTATTAAATACAATAGAGTATTACCAAAGGTTGTATTCACAGACTTACAGCTCTTCAATAATAGCGTGAAAGTTGACTCTGTATATGACGGTAACTGCATTCTCAAAGAAGGACTAAACTGGACTAAAGAGATTGTTCTGAATTACAGCCAGAATGTTTTTTCCATAGACTTCTCTTCTATGAACTATGTGTTACCTGAAAAAACAAAATATGCCTATATGCTAGAAGGTTTTAATTCCGACTGGTTGACTACAAATGAGAGTGTTCACAAAATTACTTATACGAATCTTGCACCGGGAACTTATACGTTAAAAGTGAAAGCTGCTAATAGTGACGGTTTCTGGAATGAAGATGCTGCTTCTATTAAGATTGTGATAAAGCCTCCCTTCTGGCGTTCCGGACTGGCATATATATTTTACTTCTTTCTTTTAATTGGAATTTTATTACGTGCCCGACACCAAATTCTTAAAAGTGAAAGAAGTCGTTATAAGTTGCATCAGATTGAGCTTGAAGCACAGCGGAATCATGAAATTGATGATATGAAACTGCGGTTCTTTACCAATATCAGTCATGAATTACGAACTCCGCTCACTCTGATTATTTCTCCGCTGGAGAACGTTATTAAAACAATTACAAATGATGAGCAGAAGAATAAACTGGAGATGGTGCATCGTAATGCTCTTCGCTTGCTTAATCTTGTAAATCAGCTCATTGATTTCCGTAAACTAGATGTTCAGGGGCATCAGATAAACCTTTCCTGTGGTGATATTATCATTTATTTGAAGAATATATGTTCTTCATTTGCAGAACTTTCCGAGAAAAAGAATATCCGATTAACCTTCTATTCTTCGATAGACGAGCTACAAATGGAGTTTGATGAAGATAAGATTGGAAAGATAATGATGAATTTGCTGTCGAACGCCTTTAAGTTTACCAATGAAGGTGGACGTGTGGAAGTGCATGTAAATTTACTTCCGGCTTATGACGAAGATAACAAAGAAAGACTGGAGATACGTGTTGCAGATACAGGCATTGGTATTAATGATGATGAGAAAGAGAAGATTTTTGAACGTTTTTATCAGGTGAAACAAAGTGATGATCATAAATTTGGTGGAAGCGGAATAGGCCTTCATATGGTGAAAGAATTTGTTCTTCTGCATAAAGGAACGGTGGAAGTGCATAATAATGCCGGAAAGGGAAGCATCTTTGTGGTGACTATTCCTGTAAACCGAAAAAGCGAAGAAGGAAAGAAGTTTGTTGTTTCGGAAGGTAAGGTTCAGGTTATTAACGAAAAAACGGAGGAATTAGCTGAGGCTTCAGAAATCAATGCTGAAGCAACCACTTTTCCGGTGATTCTTGTTGTTGATGATAACGATGATTTCCGCACTTTTATGAAGGATAGTCTGAAATCAGAGTTCGTAATACAGGAAGCCCGTAACGGAAAAGAGGCGTGGGAGTCTATTCTTGATTCTCTTCCCGATATGATAATCAGTGATGTGATGATGCCTGAGATGGATGGGAATGAGCTTTGCCGCTTAGTGAAAAGTGATGTCCGTACTTCTCATATTCCATTAATTCTTCTTACTGCCCGAACAGCAGAGGAACATAAACTGGAAGGACTTGAAACCGGAGCTGATGATTATATTACCAAGCCTTTCAACTTTGACATTCTGATGCTTCGGATTCGTAAGCTGATGGAGAGGAGAGATACAGCACAGGAAACTTTCCGTAAACAGATTGATGTAAAGCCTAGCGATATTACCATTACTTCATTGGATGAAAAGTTAATTCAGCGAGCAATTAAGTATGTGGAAGATAATATTAGCAGCAGCAATGAACTGTCTGTTGAAGAGTTAAGTAAGCACTTAGGCATGAGCAGGGTACATTTATATAAGAAGCTTCTTTCTATCACAGGAAAGACTCCGATTGAATTTATACGTACCATTCGATTAAAACGGGCTGCCCAGTTACTTCGCGAGAGTCAGCTGAATATTTCTGAGATTGCCTATCAGGTAGGCTTTAATAATCCCAAATATTTCAGTAAATACTTTAAGGAAGAGTTCGGTATGTTGCCGTCGGCTTATCAGGATAAAAAGGAAAATGATGAAACAGAGAAGTAA